A region from the Solibacillus sp. FSL H8-0523 genome encodes:
- a CDS encoding nitronate monooxygenase family protein: MKWETRVTELLQINYPIIQGGLAYLAYSELAAAVSNAGALGQITAMSLPSPQALKEEIEKVRALTDKPFGVNFAIGMHGTGYEKMVEVAADMDVPVVTITGGNPAAIFDILKDARCKKLVLVAAKRQAQKAEQLGADAVMVVGQEGGGHLGRDDVGTMVLVPQVVDSVSIPVIASGGIGDGRGWMAAHALGAEGIEMGTRFIATKECVHASQAYKDALIASEETATTIIKRSIGAPARVIRNDFTDQILAIEEKSPSYEALKFHISGEANKKFIYEGDATQGFGWAGQVTGMIQDVPTVEQLIQRMVVQAESFRLKWGQ; this comes from the coding sequence ATGAAATGGGAAACGCGTGTTACTGAATTATTGCAAATTAATTATCCGATTATTCAGGGGGGACTTGCATATTTAGCGTATTCTGAACTGGCGGCCGCAGTGTCAAATGCTGGTGCTTTGGGTCAGATTACTGCGATGAGCTTACCGAGCCCCCAAGCGTTAAAAGAAGAAATTGAAAAAGTTCGGGCATTAACAGATAAACCATTCGGGGTGAACTTTGCAATCGGCATGCATGGAACGGGTTATGAAAAAATGGTGGAGGTTGCTGCTGATATGGACGTACCAGTTGTCACGATAACTGGGGGTAATCCCGCTGCTATTTTTGATATTTTAAAGGATGCACGCTGTAAAAAGCTTGTCCTTGTGGCAGCGAAACGCCAAGCACAAAAGGCCGAGCAACTTGGTGCGGATGCTGTGATGGTCGTTGGACAAGAGGGTGGCGGTCATTTAGGACGTGACGATGTTGGAACGATGGTATTAGTGCCACAGGTTGTAGATAGTGTCTCTATTCCCGTCATCGCCTCAGGGGGGATTGGTGACGGTCGTGGCTGGATGGCAGCGCATGCATTAGGTGCAGAGGGAATTGAAATGGGAACACGTTTTATCGCGACTAAAGAATGTGTACATGCATCACAAGCCTATAAAGATGCGCTAATTGCGAGTGAAGAAACTGCCACAACAATCATCAAACGTTCAATCGGAGCCCCAGCGCGCGTAATTCGGAATGACTTTACGGATCAAATTTTAGCAATCGAAGAAAAAAGCCCTTCCTATGAAGCATTAAAATTTCATATTAGCGGGGAGGCAAACAAGAAGTTTATTTACGAGGGGGATGCCACGCAAGGCTTCGGCTGGGCCGGTCAGGTAACCGGAATGATTCAAGACGTGCCAACTGTAGAACAATTAATTCAACGTATGGTTGTACAAGCCGAAAGTTTCCGTTTAAAATGGGGACAGTAA
- a CDS encoding UPF0223 family protein yields the protein MEYSYPLNTDWTTQEMVAVVQFFEVIELAYEKGVKREVVMTRYKRFKEIVPSQAEEKTICREFEEASKYVPYRVVKLAKELADGQIVRMK from the coding sequence ATGGAATATTCATATCCACTAAATACAGATTGGACAACGCAAGAAATGGTTGCGGTTGTACAATTTTTTGAAGTGATCGAGCTGGCATACGAAAAAGGCGTAAAGCGTGAAGTTGTGATGACGCGCTATAAACGCTTTAAAGAAATCGTTCCCTCACAGGCAGAAGAAAAAACAATATGCCGAGAGTTTGAAGAGGCAAGTAAATACGTACCATACCGTGTTGTGAAGCTAGCCAAAGAGTTAGCAGACGGTCAAATCGTACGAATGAAATAA
- a CDS encoding DUF1054 domain-containing protein, producing MSIVNWSNEDFHVFQIEGLDARMEALTTLIRPKFHELGETFASYFSAQTGDEFFAHVAKHARRTVNPPKDSWVAFAPYKRGYKSLPHFQIGLWGTHLFIVVAVIYEAPHKQQMAERLLQNIEAVKSLSDDYVISGDHMQPGAIALAEAREEQLEKMVIRLRDVKKGEFLVGRHIQATDAVKLSADEFLQLVEQTFDELLPIYNIIIGKN from the coding sequence ATGAGTATTGTTAATTGGTCAAACGAAGATTTCCATGTCTTTCAAATTGAAGGCTTAGATGCACGAATGGAGGCACTCACAACCTTGATTCGTCCGAAGTTTCATGAACTAGGTGAAACATTTGCTAGTTATTTCAGCGCTCAAACGGGCGATGAATTTTTCGCGCATGTTGCAAAGCATGCACGTCGTACGGTAAACCCACCTAAAGACTCATGGGTTGCCTTCGCACCTTATAAACGCGGTTATAAATCATTACCTCACTTCCAAATTGGTCTTTGGGGCACGCATTTATTTATCGTTGTTGCCGTAATTTACGAAGCACCGCACAAACAGCAGATGGCAGAACGCTTACTTCAAAACATAGAGGCTGTCAAAAGCTTAAGCGATGATTATGTCATTTCAGGTGATCATATGCAGCCAGGCGCTATTGCACTAGCTGAAGCACGTGAGGAACAATTAGAAAAAATGGTGATTCGTTTACGAGATGTGAAAAAAGGTGAATTTTTAGTAGGTCGTCATATTCAAGCTACGGATGCTGTGAAATTATCTGCGGATGAATTTTTACAATTAGTTGAGCAAACCTTCGATGAGTTACTGCCGATTTATAACATCATCATTGGTAAAAACTAA
- a CDS encoding inositol monophosphatase family protein codes for MDINQLDVFAKEIIFEAGRRIRDAFSYDIEIETKSNANDLVTNIDRETEAFFIEKIKTFDPTHRILGEEGMGERVESLEGVVWIIDPIDGTMNFVKQHRHFMITMGIYVDGIGKIGYIFDVMREDLFYAIAGVGAWYNDSPMRKLQPVKIEEAVIGINANWVTPNNRIHHEKIIDLVRTVRGTRSYGSAAMEIAFVVSGKLDAYISMRLAPWDIGGGVIIATEVGAVATNFNGEGFDFLTTDTFLIANPSIHQLILEKYIEEKK; via the coding sequence ATGGATATAAATCAACTAGATGTATTTGCAAAAGAGATTATTTTTGAAGCAGGGCGAAGAATTCGTGATGCCTTTTCCTATGATATTGAAATCGAAACAAAATCAAATGCCAATGATTTAGTAACGAATATTGACCGTGAAACGGAGGCGTTCTTTATTGAAAAAATAAAGACGTTTGATCCGACACACCGTATTTTAGGTGAGGAAGGGATGGGCGAAAGGGTTGAAAGTTTAGAAGGCGTTGTGTGGATTATTGATCCGATCGATGGCACGATGAATTTTGTGAAGCAGCACCGTCATTTTATGATTACAATGGGAATCTATGTTGATGGTATTGGAAAGATTGGGTACATATTTGATGTCATGCGTGAAGATTTATTTTATGCAATTGCTGGAGTAGGGGCATGGTATAACGATTCACCGATGCGCAAATTACAGCCAGTAAAAATTGAAGAAGCCGTCATTGGTATTAATGCAAATTGGGTAACGCCAAATAACCGTATTCACCATGAAAAAATTATTGACCTTGTACGCACTGTACGTGGAACGCGCTCCTATGGTTCTGCTGCGATGGAAATTGCGTTTGTTGTCAGTGGTAAGCTGGATGCTTATATTTCAATGCGGTTGGCACCATGGGATATTGGAGGCGGTGTGATCATAGCAACGGAAGTAGGCGCGGTTGCAACGAACTTTAATGGGGAAGGGTTTGATTTTTTAACGACGGACACGTTTTTAATTGCCAATCCTTCAATTCACCAATTAATACTAGAAAAGTATATAGAAGAAAAAAAATAA
- a CDS encoding DUF5325 family protein translates to MNKAKFVMFIYALAAILSMLGIGFAFSLVFMIGDKYQTIGWIGVIVGLIAMCAIFGMAFKQKRKFRDQGLL, encoded by the coding sequence ATGAATAAAGCAAAATTCGTTATGTTTATTTATGCGCTTGCCGCAATTCTGTCTATGTTAGGCATAGGATTCGCATTTTCACTTGTTTTTATGATAGGTGATAAGTATCAAACAATCGGCTGGATTGGCGTTATTGTTGGTCTTATTGCAATGTGCGCAATTTTCGGAATGGCGTTCAAACAAAAACGTAAATTCCGTGACCAAGGATTATTATAA
- the typA gene encoding translational GTPase TypA has protein sequence MTNLRQDLRNIAIIAHVDHGKTTLVDELLKQSGTFRSNERVEERAMDSNDIERERGITILAKTTAVNYKDTRINILDTPGHADFGGEVERILKMVDGVCLVVDAYEGCMPQTRFVLKKALEQRLTPIVVVNKVDKDSARPLEVVDEVLELFIELGADEDQLDFPVVYASGVNGTSSLDSDPAKQEENMESLFETILSSIPAPVDNSEDPLQFQVALLDYNDFVGRIGIGRVFRGTISVGQQVSLMKLDGTVKNYRVTKLFGFLGLKRVEIESAKAGDLIAVSGMEDINVGETVCPTDHQEALTPLRIDEPTLQMRFLVNNSPFAGREGKWITSRKIEERLRAQLQTDVSLRVEDTNSPDAWTVSGRGELHLSILIENMRREGYELQVSKPEVIVRLIDGVRCEPIERVQIDVPEDAVGSIIESIGTRKGEMLDMVNNGSGQVRLIFNVPARGLIGYSTEFMSLTKGFGIINHTFDSYQPEVAGKVGGRHQGVLVSMENGKSTTYGMMGIEDRGTLFIEPGTEVYEGMIVGENNRDGDITVNVVKMKQKTNIRSANKDQTNVIKKPRILTLEEALEYLGDDEYLEVTPESIRLRKQILDKNERERMAKKKKTAENE, from the coding sequence ATGACAAATTTACGTCAAGATTTACGCAATATCGCAATTATCGCCCACGTTGACCACGGTAAAACGACACTAGTTGACGAATTATTAAAACAATCAGGTACTTTCCGTTCAAACGAACGCGTTGAAGAACGTGCAATGGATTCAAACGACATCGAGCGTGAGCGCGGGATTACAATCCTTGCCAAAACGACTGCTGTTAACTATAAAGATACTCGTATCAACATCTTAGATACGCCTGGACATGCCGATTTCGGTGGTGAAGTAGAGCGTATTCTTAAAATGGTAGACGGTGTTTGTTTAGTAGTAGATGCATATGAAGGTTGTATGCCACAAACTCGTTTCGTATTAAAGAAAGCTTTAGAACAACGCTTAACACCAATCGTTGTTGTTAACAAAGTAGATAAAGATTCAGCTCGTCCACTAGAAGTAGTAGATGAAGTATTAGAATTATTTATCGAATTAGGTGCAGATGAAGACCAATTAGACTTCCCAGTAGTTTACGCTTCAGGTGTAAATGGTACATCTTCATTAGATTCAGACCCAGCTAAACAAGAAGAAAACATGGAAAGCTTATTTGAAACAATCCTTTCTTCAATTCCAGCACCAGTAGATAACTCAGAGGACCCTTTACAATTCCAAGTAGCATTACTTGACTATAATGACTTCGTTGGTCGTATTGGTATCGGTCGCGTATTCCGCGGTACGATTTCTGTAGGACAACAAGTTTCTCTTATGAAATTAGACGGTACAGTGAAAAACTACCGTGTTACTAAATTATTTGGTTTCTTAGGTCTTAAACGTGTAGAAATTGAATCAGCTAAAGCTGGTGATTTAATTGCCGTTTCAGGTATGGAAGACATCAACGTTGGTGAAACAGTTTGTCCAACTGACCATCAAGAAGCGTTAACACCATTACGTATTGATGAGCCAACTTTACAAATGCGTTTCTTAGTAAACAACTCACCATTCGCAGGTCGCGAAGGGAAATGGATTACTTCTCGTAAAATCGAAGAGCGTTTACGTGCACAATTACAAACAGACGTATCTCTACGTGTAGAAGATACAAACTCTCCTGATGCTTGGACTGTTTCTGGTCGTGGTGAGCTTCACTTATCGATCTTAATCGAAAACATGCGTCGTGAAGGATATGAATTACAAGTTTCTAAACCAGAAGTAATCGTTCGTTTAATTGATGGCGTACGTTGTGAGCCAATTGAACGCGTTCAAATCGACGTTCCTGAAGATGCTGTAGGTTCTATTATTGAATCGATTGGTACTCGTAAAGGTGAAATGTTAGATATGGTAAACAACGGTTCTGGACAAGTACGTTTAATCTTTAACGTACCAGCACGTGGTTTAATCGGTTATTCAACTGAATTCATGTCTTTAACAAAAGGTTTCGGTATCATCAACCATACATTCGATTCTTACCAACCAGAAGTTGCTGGTAAAGTCGGTGGACGTCACCAAGGTGTATTAGTATCTATGGAAAACGGTAAGTCAACAACTTACGGTATGATGGGTATTGAGGACCGTGGTACATTATTCATCGAGCCAGGTACAGAAGTTTATGAAGGTATGATCGTTGGGGAAAACAACCGTGACGGCGATATCACAGTAAACGTTGTTAAAATGAAACAAAAAACAAACATCCGTTCAGCTAACAAAGACCAAACGAATGTTATCAAAAAACCTCGTATCTTAACTCTTGAAGAAGCGTTAGAATATTTAGGTGACGATGAGTACCTAGAGGTAACTCCAGAATCTATTCGTTTACGTAAACAAATTTTAGACAAAAACGAACGTGAGCGTATGGCTAAAAAGAAAAAAACTGCTGAAAACGAATAA
- a CDS encoding YlaH-like family protein, protein MMALTSYFNLVLLATVSTNETDYVMNRMSGITRYLYENLPNYDVAGYATFVLVFLLSALVFKLGFAHKLPLGKNIIIYTFLFLGCIVLTFLALFLPMIEGLIVAALILIVYKSRMWRDKRQQAKQA, encoded by the coding sequence ATGATGGCTTTGACTAGCTATTTTAATTTAGTATTACTAGCAACTGTATCTACAAATGAAACTGATTATGTAATGAATCGTATGTCAGGGATTACAAGATATTTATACGAAAATTTACCAAACTACGATGTAGCCGGGTATGCAACATTCGTTCTCGTATTCCTTTTATCGGCACTTGTGTTTAAATTGGGCTTTGCACATAAATTACCTTTAGGTAAAAATATTATTATTTATACGTTCTTATTTTTAGGGTGTATTGTACTAACGTTTTTAGCGTTATTTTTACCAATGATTGAAGGTTTAATTGTTGCAGCGCTAATTTTAATCGTTTATAAATCGCGTATGTGGCGTGATAAACGACAACAAGCAAAACAAGCTTAA
- a CDS encoding fucose permease → MTFTKKQVIISVFIALVIISCIIFVPAVLSAKNEDNAAAALSEIYNDQFVVTKSTAGAFKKEFEVTVQSEKTKIVYDFDVKDGAYSGEYYAENVNVKVNELIQPIVGERSFVMSNVFQEGLQQESTLDEVNVEKAAVHILLEENLSDETAKQVADALKAQFGEIPVSIEAYVVDEERVFEGVKTEVGQFFQLSQINADSFIDFQFHKQTFDF, encoded by the coding sequence ATGACTTTTACAAAAAAACAAGTGATTATTAGTGTCTTTATAGCGCTAGTTATTATTTCATGTATTATTTTCGTGCCAGCGGTTTTATCAGCAAAAAATGAAGACAATGCAGCAGCAGCATTAAGTGAAATTTACAACGACCAGTTTGTTGTTACAAAATCAACAGCGGGTGCGTTTAAAAAAGAATTTGAAGTAACAGTCCAATCAGAAAAGACAAAAATCGTTTATGATTTTGATGTGAAAGACGGCGCGTATTCAGGTGAATATTACGCAGAAAATGTCAATGTGAAAGTAAATGAGCTGATTCAACCAATCGTTGGCGAAAGAAGCTTTGTGATGTCAAATGTATTCCAAGAAGGCTTACAGCAAGAGTCTACACTAGATGAAGTGAATGTGGAAAAAGCAGCCGTGCATATTTTATTGGAAGAAAATTTGTCAGATGAAACAGCTAAGCAAGTAGCAGATGCATTAAAAGCACAGTTTGGTGAGATTCCAGTATCAATTGAAGCGTATGTAGTAGATGAAGAGCGTGTATTTGAAGGTGTAAAAACGGAAGTAGGTCAATTCTTCCAACTAAGCCAAATCAATGCGGATAGCTTCATTGACTTCCAATTCCATAAACAAACATTTGATTTCTAA
- a CDS encoding YlaI family protein, translating into MRVKCVICDTIHELPNDLPLAKKLRNRPIHTFMCESCGDRIAGNTKKRIETGNFRFFRTSSKFDEEF; encoded by the coding sequence ATGCGTGTAAAATGTGTCATTTGCGATACAATACATGAATTACCTAATGATTTACCTTTAGCAAAAAAGTTACGTAATCGTCCAATTCATACATTTATGTGTGAATCGTGTGGCGATCGCATTGCGGGCAATACAAAAAAACGGATCGAAACAGGAAATTTCCGTTTCTTTAGAACATCATCCAAATTTGATGAAGAATTTTAA
- a CDS encoding peptidyl-prolyl cis-trans isomerase encodes MVETIIPIKGAVKFQLTLDPTVWIFDDRKLDLTTYFVTEKATEDNEKYLREMGAHWSREIMEGAVFPPTLKTERKFDRKGMLTGTFGMELKPFLNNAEMHADAKEVVFECANDEEHTFSIEEAQNFIFKFSQDGKPLLEDGPVYVLFADGSNVDNPIKFVRSIRIQ; translated from the coding sequence ATGGTCGAAACAATCATTCCGATTAAAGGTGCAGTCAAATTTCAACTGACACTTGACCCAACAGTATGGATTTTCGATGATCGTAAGCTGGATCTGACTACATATTTCGTAACAGAAAAAGCGACAGAAGATAACGAAAAATACTTACGTGAAATGGGTGCACACTGGTCACGTGAAATTATGGAAGGTGCGGTATTCCCACCAACATTAAAAACGGAGCGTAAATTTGACCGTAAAGGTATGCTGACAGGTACATTCGGCATGGAACTTAAACCTTTCTTAAACAACGCCGAAATGCATGCAGATGCAAAAGAGGTTGTGTTCGAATGTGCAAACGATGAAGAACACACTTTTTCAATTGAAGAAGCACAAAACTTCATTTTCAAATTTAGCCAAGACGGCAAACCATTACTAGAAGATGGCCCTGTATATGTATTATTTGCAGACGGTTCAAATGTAGACAATCCAATTAAATTTGTTCGCTCGATTCGTATTCAATAG
- a CDS encoding YlaN family protein has protein sequence MDTKAQASFQEKALAQLTVDAAKIAQLIHVQMDNLTMPSCPLYEEVLDTQMFGLSREIEFATKLGLIEREQGKQILDSLEKKLSLLHDAYTDK, from the coding sequence ATGGATACGAAAGCACAAGCTTCCTTTCAGGAAAAAGCATTAGCGCAATTAACTGTGGATGCAGCAAAAATTGCTCAATTAATTCACGTACAAATGGATAATTTGACAATGCCATCTTGTCCATTATATGAAGAAGTATTAGATACACAAATGTTTGGTTTGTCGCGTGAAATCGAGTTCGCTACAAAACTTGGTTTAATTGAGCGTGAACAAGGAAAGCAAATTCTAGATTCTCTAGAAAAAAAGCTTTCTTTATTACATGATGCGTATACAGACAAATAA
- a CDS encoding FtsW/RodA/SpoVE family cell cycle protein, which produces MKHYFKNYFRNFDYGLLFVYILLMLFGLVMIYSASIWVSIVRYEADPDHYYTRQLINICLAFCLFLVAVIFPYKQFANKKILGFLFGIMFVLEMVLIAVGTEVNGAKSWIDLGVMNFQPSEFAKLFIIIYFAGTFYRKSIHKGSMQKLSFEDVTPPLGMWLFIVLVVGFETDLGALAVIIAIALAVVISSGFRGKTLVKIFGLLSALGVVGAIGILIFKWDTIFNASRRGRITSYLDPFSDPLDTGYHVVNGYYAIGAGGLEGRGLGQSIQKLGYVPEPQTDFIMAIIAEELGVVGVSVVIFGLGYIVMRGLYIAMKTKDPLSRMLAAGISTWIGTQTFINLGGLSGLIPLTGVTLPFISYGGTSILLLSLAMGILINVSTHYKLEKRK; this is translated from the coding sequence ATGAAGCATTACTTTAAAAATTATTTCCGTAATTTTGATTACGGACTGCTATTTGTCTATATTTTACTCATGCTCTTTGGACTTGTGATGATTTATAGTGCAAGTATTTGGGTATCGATCGTACGATATGAAGCAGACCCAGATCATTATTACACAAGACAGTTAATCAACATTTGTCTGGCGTTTTGCCTATTTTTAGTAGCGGTTATTTTTCCATACAAGCAGTTTGCAAACAAAAAAATATTAGGCTTTTTATTTGGTATCATGTTTGTTTTAGAAATGGTATTAATTGCAGTTGGAACAGAAGTAAATGGTGCGAAAAGTTGGATTGACCTGGGCGTTATGAATTTCCAGCCTTCTGAATTTGCGAAGCTCTTTATTATTATTTATTTTGCAGGGACATTTTATCGTAAAAGTATACATAAAGGTTCTATGCAAAAGTTATCGTTTGAGGATGTAACACCACCGCTTGGTATGTGGCTATTTATCGTGCTTGTTGTCGGATTCGAAACGGATTTAGGGGCATTAGCTGTCATTATTGCCATTGCATTAGCTGTTGTTATTTCGAGTGGTTTTAGGGGTAAAACACTTGTTAAAATTTTCGGGTTACTTTCAGCACTTGGTGTTGTTGGGGCCATTGGTATATTAATCTTTAAATGGGATACGATATTCAATGCGAGTCGTCGAGGCCGTATTACCTCGTATTTAGATCCATTTAGTGATCCACTCGACACAGGGTATCATGTAGTCAACGGCTATTATGCAATTGGTGCAGGAGGCTTAGAAGGACGCGGACTTGGGCAATCGATTCAAAAGCTGGGCTATGTTCCTGAGCCACAAACCGACTTTATTATGGCGATTATCGCCGAAGAACTAGGGGTAGTTGGTGTTTCCGTTGTTATTTTTGGACTGGGCTATATTGTGATGCGTGGTTTATATATTGCAATGAAAACAAAAGACCCGCTTTCGCGTATGCTTGCGGCGGGCATCTCGACTTGGATTGGAACACAAACGTTTATTAACTTAGGGGGTTTATCGGGACTTATCCCGTTAACCGGAGTAACGCTTCCTTTTATTAGTTATGGCGGTACTTCTATATTATTGCTATCTTTGGCAATGGGGATTTTAATCAATGTTTCGACGCATTACAAACTAGAAAAAAGAAAGTAA